In Lentimicrobiaceae bacterium, the DNA window GCATAGCGGGCATGTAATAAAAGGACAAAAGTACGTAAATTGTTTTGTTTGCCGAAAAACCGGATGCAACCAATGGAAAATAACAGGCAAACCACCCCTTGCTTAATGATGTATTTCCGTTTTGGGCAGCAGGAGTGGTTGTAAAATAAGGCTAATTTACAAAGTTACCATTTACAATATCATAAGCATCCTGGGCAATAACCAATTCTTCATTGGTAGGGATAATTACAACTTTCACCTTTGCATCGGGTGGAGAAATGAGGGCGTCTTCACCACGCAATTCCTTGTTGATAGATTTGTCAACCTTAATTCCCATAAAATCGAGACCATCCAGCACTTCGGCACGGGTAACCCAGTCGTTTTCGCCCACACCTCCGGTAAAAACAACAACATCCACACCCTTCATTGCAGCTGCATAGGCTCCAATGTATTTGCGGATGCGATAACGATACATCTTCAGTGCAATTTCAGCCCTTACATTGCCTTCTCCGGCAGCGGCTTCCACGTCGCGCATATCACTCGAAACGCCTGAAATACCAAGAATCCCGCTATGTTTGTTGATAAGAGTATTCGCGGTGGCAATATCTATCTCTTCTTTATTGATAATATGAAACAGGGCACCTATATCGAGATCGCCACTGCGGGTGCCCATTATCAGTCCTTCTATAGGGGTCATCCCCATGGAAGTATCAAACGATTTGCCATTCTGGATGGCAGCAATGGAGGCACCATTACCCAAATGGCAGGTGATAATACGTTGTTTGTTTATGTCGAGGTTAAGAAATTCGCAGGCGCGTTTTGAAACGAATTTATGGCTTGAACCATGGAAGCCGTAGCGGCGGATTTTGTATTTTTCATAGAGTGAATAAGGAATTCCATATAAATACACGAAATCGGGCATGGTTTGATGAAAAGCGGTATCGAAAACACCTACCTGGGGAACCTGGGGTAAGAGTTTGGTTATTGCATAAATTCCTTCCAGGTTAGGAGGGTTATGCAAAGGAGCCAAATCAATACATTCTTCCAATGCTTCCACAACGGCATTAGTAATATTAACACTGCCGCCAAATTTTTCGCCGGCATGAACCACGCGATGCCCTACGGCATCAATTTCATTCAGGCTTTTTATGCATCCGTATTTTTCGCTGGTAAGAATTCCCAGTAAATATTCAATGCCCGTTTGATGGTCGAGAATCTCTCCTTCGAGTTTTACTTCTTTACCATCGTTTCTGCTATGTTTTATTGATGACCCTTTCAGCCCGACTTTATCAACAAGACCTTTTACAAGCACTTTCCGCGAAGGCATATCGAAAAGCTGGTATTTAATGGATGAACTTCCGCAATTTAAAACTATAATTTTCATTGTTATATATTTTTTGTCAAGGTATTAATTAAATTCTGTGCAAGTAACGGTTTGTCCGATGGCTTTTCCGCCTTCGTAATTATAAAACCCCTTGCCTACGCGGCGTCCTACCTGGTTGGCACGTACTAAACGTTTGATGATAGGGGAAGCTTTAAACTGTTTTTCACCGAATTCGGCATAGAGGTTGTCCATCCATTTCAACAGTTTATCCAGCCCGATACGATCTGCCATTTCGAGGGGTCCGAATTGCAGACCAAATCCTAATTTCATTGTTTCATCAATGGCTTCCACCGAGCCGACTCCTTCCATCAGGATTTCGCAAGCTTCATTGATAAGTGTAACGATGAGTCTTGTGCTGATATTACCGGGAGATTCGTTGATATTGATCACCTTTTTCCCTATCATCCGTGCAAATTTATTTACCATTTCATAGGCTTCATCGCAAGTTTGCACTCCTTTTACCACTTCAACAATTTTCACCTTGGAAGCAGGGGCAAGAAAATGCAACCCTACGGCTCTTTCGGGATGTTTGAGTACAGAAGCCAGGTCGGAAATGGTAAGTGTAGAAGTGTTTGAGGTAATAACGGTATTTTCTTTTACTTCTTCTTCCAGTTTTTGGAAAATCTCTTTCCGGATTTCGATGCTGGTCCCTTTTTTCTTGGAATCAATGGTTTCAATTACTATATCGCAGTCTTTCAGGTCGGAGTATGAAGTAGTTCCCTTGATACGGCTGAGGATGAGCTTTTTCTCACTGGCAGTAAGTCCCCATTTGTTTATCATTTTATCAAGATGGCAAGAGATGCTTTTTAAGGCTTCTTCCACTTTCCCCTGATTGATTTCAAGAAAAATTACGTCTATTCCTGACTGGCTTACCACCCGGGTAATTTCTTCCCCCATGGTTCCACATCCTATCACTCCTATTTTTTGAAGTGTCCCCTTATTCTGTATAGATTTGCTCAAGCTGAAATCCTCTAATACTTCTGGCATTTTATTTGATATTTAATTGTTTATAAAAGTTTGTTCCGTTTTTTTATTCAATAGCTGAACGTTCAAAATTAAAACATATTTCACCACAGCCATTAAAAAAAAAGAAGTTTTTTTCGAAGAATATATTTAGGCGGTATTTTA includes these proteins:
- a CDS encoding acetate kinase, with translation MKIIVLNCGSSSIKYQLFDMPSRKVLVKGLVDKVGLKGSSIKHSRNDGKEVKLEGEILDHQTGIEYLLGILTSEKYGCIKSLNEIDAVGHRVVHAGEKFGGSVNITNAVVEALEECIDLAPLHNPPNLEGIYAITKLLPQVPQVGVFDTAFHQTMPDFVYLYGIPYSLYEKYKIRRYGFHGSSHKFVSKRACEFLNLDINKQRIITCHLGNGASIAAIQNGKSFDTSMGMTPIEGLIMGTRSGDLDIGALFHIINKEEIDIATANTLINKHSGILGISGVSSDMRDVEAAAGEGNVRAEIALKMYRYRIRKYIGAYAAAMKGVDVVVFTGGVGENDWVTRAEVLDGLDFMGIKVDKSINKELRGEDALISPPDAKVKVVIIPTNEELVIAQDAYDIVNGNFVN
- a CDS encoding 3-hydroxyacyl-CoA dehydrogenase NAD-binding domain-containing protein → MPEVLEDFSLSKSIQNKGTLQKIGVIGCGTMGEEITRVVSQSGIDVIFLEINQGKVEEALKSISCHLDKMINKWGLTASEKKLILSRIKGTTSYSDLKDCDIVIETIDSKKKGTSIEIRKEIFQKLEEEVKENTVITSNTSTLTISDLASVLKHPERAVGLHFLAPASKVKIVEVVKGVQTCDEAYEMVNKFARMIGKKVININESPGNISTRLIVTLINEACEILMEGVGSVEAIDETMKLGFGLQFGPLEMADRIGLDKLLKWMDNLYAEFGEKQFKASPIIKRLVRANQVGRRVGKGFYNYEGGKAIGQTVTCTEFN